The Streptomyces nitrosporeus genome includes a window with the following:
- a CDS encoding CHAT domain-containing protein has product MYEETGPSLASVAEDAYRTYCETGGPGALGTAAAAFEEMFADPGTGPDWAVWHIMFGHVRGFQYDAAPSARLLRQAQYLLDEGLRGLAADPEDDGAQDGTRTLAHVLSANVAKFRFLESEGEDTGRRLPLLDGAVLRHTEAMAWFSGRAGRPDADPGTLAELHEAQGYLYFQRSLLTGDAEAAHTAATHYGAVLQAAPPASDLPFVRHSMGMALLVRARTSGDRGLWEEAGEAFEEALAQADAAGTGEQPWTRDAEIRLAYVHAAVWSTWKTPERGEAADRLIGRLLAEPGAEDRLDPVFLDAFARVVYEWGGRRFDGEAQDRAVAMLRRAVRLWQPERDGPLLRTLLLMAGYQQMRYYADQDPQRAREAGRLAGLALAEEQQQPELTDGALMVQGWARTVLEERGLLGPDDQSLPAPDPTAVRRMWDTMVANVETGRLFPDQGGTDPELPGTLSSTVARSRRDADFALMYARWNRLEEGSRERAEYAAFLLTMTVLADLQAETATEEQRDALLDAMLRTDQDDPAWQRRAHGLAGWVLMQYEKRGRGPGMDRVMDLLDRAASDDPDAGHDYGLDLMALVARMHRAQTEGGADELDAMRAIHERLRDDSSVPAYMLLLTEAQQLFMEASAATRRGDLAMVDRCVHRVAAIHAELGADDPARIQLWTGLAAAHAGREGLAGRLGLPPLRLAGAPDVAELRRAAQPLPRGYRAWVLGANGGSRLAMAALNEDADALAGAVELIGEAARLADPGSEDHLRYTGMLGSGHLALACVPGAPGTRAGHLDRAVTLLEQAVHLCGGPEHPLYATSALPLARARRERAALAPRNAAGDLRASLRAGLDGLRGYAWSALLQSGTEHAAQAVAQATEEALEVAAWALRDGDPPAAVQALEACRGLTLHAAVTSATLPQRLARAGLGSLADEWRTALADAAPAGLFSGGGGEGTVPSALRRRVLTALRARTDTPQDHLLDPPDVAAVAGALRSLDRDALVYLVPESDDGGGAAVVVTAGGEVRALPLLALSERADPLREYDPAPGAGRDLGPVPRPGPPGTGPGLRVALDRLCGWAWYAAMGPLLASFAAPGRPRRVPRLVLVPMGRLGLVPWHAAYRAGAHGRRYALQDADLSYTASARLLCEVAARPAVPRPAGALVVGDPTGDLRYAGQEADVVQRTYYPGGRFLGRRGEGRADGAGTPAEVLAWLRGDTSADGVLHLACHASVVENARHTAGLALHGGVLYAEELAEAVRGAEHDGPALVVLAACRSHVSGHGHNEAFTLATAFLVAGARSVLGSLWPVPDEATSVLMLLAHHYLRREQETPAGALRRAQLWMLRGQRDLPEGFPPGQAALAARVDPADLSAWAGFLHLGR; this is encoded by the coding sequence GTGTACGAGGAGACCGGCCCGTCCCTCGCGTCCGTCGCCGAGGACGCCTACCGGACGTACTGCGAAACCGGCGGACCCGGCGCCCTGGGGACGGCGGCCGCCGCCTTCGAGGAGATGTTCGCCGACCCCGGCACGGGCCCCGACTGGGCCGTGTGGCACATCATGTTCGGGCACGTGCGCGGCTTCCAGTACGACGCGGCGCCCTCGGCCCGGCTGCTGCGGCAGGCGCAGTACCTGCTGGACGAGGGCCTGCGCGGACTGGCGGCGGACCCGGAGGACGACGGTGCACAGGACGGCACCCGCACCCTCGCCCATGTGCTGTCGGCCAACGTCGCGAAGTTCCGCTTCCTGGAGAGCGAGGGCGAGGACACCGGCAGACGGCTGCCGTTGCTGGACGGGGCCGTGCTGCGGCACACCGAAGCGATGGCCTGGTTCTCGGGCCGGGCGGGCCGGCCGGACGCGGATCCGGGCACCCTGGCCGAACTCCACGAGGCCCAGGGCTACCTGTACTTCCAGCGCAGCCTGCTGACCGGCGACGCCGAGGCCGCGCACACGGCGGCCACCCACTACGGGGCGGTGCTGCAGGCCGCCCCGCCCGCGAGCGATCTCCCCTTCGTCCGGCACTCCATGGGCATGGCGCTGCTCGTGAGGGCGCGCACCAGCGGGGACCGCGGCCTGTGGGAGGAGGCGGGTGAGGCGTTCGAGGAGGCGCTCGCCCAGGCGGACGCCGCAGGCACGGGCGAGCAGCCCTGGACCCGGGACGCCGAGATCCGGCTCGCCTACGTCCACGCGGCGGTCTGGTCCACGTGGAAGACCCCGGAGCGTGGTGAAGCCGCCGACCGGCTGATCGGCCGGCTGCTGGCCGAACCGGGGGCGGAGGACCGGCTCGACCCCGTCTTCCTCGACGCGTTCGCCCGTGTCGTCTACGAATGGGGCGGCCGCCGCTTTGACGGCGAGGCCCAGGACCGGGCCGTCGCCATGCTGCGCCGAGCGGTCCGGCTCTGGCAGCCGGAACGGGACGGGCCGCTCCTGCGGACCCTCCTGCTGATGGCCGGCTATCAGCAGATGCGGTACTACGCCGACCAGGACCCGCAGCGGGCCAGGGAGGCCGGCCGGCTGGCGGGGCTGGCCCTGGCCGAGGAACAGCAGCAGCCCGAACTGACGGACGGGGCACTGATGGTGCAGGGCTGGGCCAGGACCGTACTGGAGGAGCGGGGACTGCTGGGGCCCGACGACCAGTCACTTCCGGCGCCGGACCCGACGGCCGTCCGGCGGATGTGGGACACCATGGTCGCGAACGTCGAGACCGGCCGGCTCTTCCCGGACCAGGGAGGCACGGACCCCGAGCTGCCCGGAACACTCTCCAGCACCGTCGCCAGGAGCCGCCGGGACGCCGACTTCGCCCTGATGTACGCGCGCTGGAACCGGCTGGAGGAGGGCAGCCGTGAGCGCGCGGAGTACGCGGCGTTCCTGCTGACCATGACGGTCCTGGCCGATCTCCAGGCGGAGACCGCCACCGAGGAGCAACGGGACGCCCTGCTGGACGCCATGCTGCGGACGGACCAGGACGACCCGGCCTGGCAGCGGCGTGCCCACGGCCTGGCGGGCTGGGTGCTGATGCAGTACGAGAAGCGGGGCAGGGGTCCGGGCATGGACCGGGTGATGGACCTCCTGGACCGGGCCGCCTCCGACGATCCGGACGCGGGCCACGACTACGGCCTGGACCTGATGGCCCTGGTCGCCCGCATGCACCGCGCGCAGACGGAGGGGGGAGCCGACGAACTCGACGCCATGCGCGCCATCCACGAGCGGCTGCGCGACGACAGCTCCGTACCCGCCTACATGCTGCTGCTGACGGAGGCGCAGCAGCTCTTCATGGAGGCGAGTGCCGCCACCCGGCGGGGGGACCTCGCGATGGTGGACCGGTGCGTGCACCGGGTGGCCGCCATCCACGCGGAACTGGGCGCGGACGACCCGGCGAGGATCCAGCTGTGGACGGGGCTGGCCGCCGCGCACGCGGGACGGGAAGGGCTGGCCGGGCGGCTCGGACTTCCGCCGCTCCGGCTGGCCGGAGCCCCGGACGTCGCCGAACTGCGCCGCGCGGCACAGCCGTTGCCCCGCGGATACCGTGCCTGGGTGCTGGGCGCCAACGGGGGCTCCCGGCTCGCCATGGCCGCGCTGAACGAGGACGCCGACGCGCTGGCCGGGGCGGTGGAGCTGATCGGCGAAGCAGCCCGGCTGGCGGACCCCGGGAGTGAGGACCACCTCAGGTACACCGGAATGCTGGGCAGCGGCCATCTGGCCCTGGCCTGCGTGCCCGGCGCCCCCGGCACGCGCGCCGGGCACCTGGACCGGGCCGTCACCCTGCTGGAACAGGCCGTGCACCTCTGCGGGGGCCCCGAGCACCCGCTGTACGCGACGTCCGCGCTGCCTCTCGCCCGCGCCCGCCGCGAGCGGGCCGCCCTCGCGCCCCGGAACGCCGCCGGCGACCTGCGAGCGTCCCTCCGCGCCGGCCTGGACGGCCTGCGCGGATACGCCTGGTCCGCGCTTCTCCAGTCGGGTACGGAACACGCGGCACAGGCCGTGGCGCAGGCGACCGAGGAGGCGCTCGAGGTCGCCGCCTGGGCCCTGCGGGACGGTGATCCTCCCGCGGCCGTCCAGGCCCTGGAGGCATGCCGGGGCCTCACCCTGCACGCCGCCGTCACCTCCGCCACGCTCCCGCAGCGGCTGGCCCGGGCCGGACTCGGCTCCCTCGCCGACGAGTGGCGGACGGCTCTGGCCGACGCGGCCCCGGCCGGACTGTTCAGCGGGGGCGGCGGTGAGGGGACCGTGCCCAGCGCGCTGCGACGGCGTGTGCTCACCGCGCTGCGCGCGCGGACGGACACCCCCCAGGACCACCTCCTCGACCCGCCGGACGTCGCCGCCGTCGCCGGGGCGCTCCGCTCCCTGGACCGGGACGCACTGGTCTACCTCGTGCCGGAGTCGGACGACGGCGGCGGTGCGGCCGTCGTCGTCACCGCCGGGGGCGAGGTGCGCGCCCTGCCGCTTTTGGCACTCAGCGAACGGGCGGACCCCCTGCGGGAGTACGACCCGGCCCCCGGCGCCGGCCGGGACCTCGGGCCGGTCCCGCGGCCCGGGCCGCCGGGGACCGGCCCCGGCCTGCGCGTCGCGCTGGACCGGCTGTGCGGCTGGGCGTGGTACGCGGCGATGGGTCCGCTGCTGGCGTCCTTCGCCGCTCCCGGCCGCCCGCGCCGCGTCCCCCGGCTGGTCCTCGTCCCGATGGGGCGCCTCGGGCTGGTCCCCTGGCACGCCGCGTACCGGGCGGGCGCCCACGGCCGCCGGTACGCGCTGCAGGACGCCGACCTCTCCTACACGGCCTCCGCGCGGCTGCTCTGCGAGGTGGCCGCCCGGCCCGCCGTCCCACGGCCCGCGGGGGCCCTGGTCGTGGGCGACCCGACCGGTGACCTGCGGTACGCCGGCCAGGAGGCGGACGTCGTGCAGCGGACGTACTACCCCGGGGGCCGGTTCCTCGGGCGGCGCGGCGAGGGGAGGGCGGACGGTGCCGGCACACCGGCCGAGGTGCTCGCCTGGCTCCGGGGCGACACGAGCGCCGACGGGGTGCTGCACCTGGCCTGCCATGCCTCGGTCGTGGAGAACGCCCGGCACACGGCGGGGCTGGCCCTGCACGGGGGCGTGCTGTACGCGGAGGAGCTCGCCGAGGCGGTGCGCGGCGCGGAGCACGACGGCCCGGCGCTCGTGGTGCTGGCCGCCTGCCGCAGCCATGTGTCGGGACACGGGCACAACGAGGCGTTCACCCTGGCCACGGCGTTCCTGGTGGCCGGCGCCCGCTCCGTCCTCGGTTCGCTGTGGCCGGTGCCCGACGAGGCGACCTCCGTGCTGATGCTCCTGGCCCACCACTACCTGCGCCGCGAACAGGAGACCCCCGCCGGGGCGCTGCGGCGGGCCCAGCTGTGGATGCTGCGCGGGCAGCGGGACCTCCCCGAGGGGTTCCCCCCGGGGCAGGCCGCCCTGGCCGCCCGGGTGGACCCGGCCGACCTGAGCGCCTGGGCGGGCTTCCTCCACCTCGGCCGGTAG
- a CDS encoding RES family NAD+ phosphorylase, with protein sequence MPNYRPPEGMRGTPAKAGLPAGTLLHRVHAAHRSPVDFNPVPAHCLYGGGRFDATPCDGYGYLYAGLGAEAAVCEALLRQLPFDPAGGPRLLPRTAVEGRSLSVLRLRTGISLVSLMTAGDLAAVHQDTWLVHAEAQEYAYTRDWAHWIRRHTDPWAQGMVWSSKREPGDRAVVLFGDRCPPGALGPAAESTLELGTPDGVEWLNGVLQPYRVQLAP encoded by the coding sequence GACTGCCGGCCGGGACCCTGCTCCACCGGGTACACGCCGCACACCGGTCACCGGTGGACTTCAACCCCGTCCCGGCGCACTGCCTGTACGGGGGCGGCAGGTTCGACGCCACCCCCTGCGACGGATACGGCTACCTCTACGCGGGTCTCGGAGCCGAGGCCGCCGTCTGCGAGGCGCTGCTGCGCCAGCTCCCCTTCGACCCGGCGGGCGGCCCGCGGCTCCTGCCGCGCACCGCGGTCGAGGGGCGCTCGCTCTCCGTACTCCGGCTGAGAACCGGCATCAGCCTCGTCTCCCTGATGACGGCGGGCGATCTGGCCGCCGTCCACCAGGACACCTGGCTCGTCCACGCGGAGGCACAGGAGTACGCCTACACCCGCGACTGGGCGCACTGGATACGGCGCCACACCGACCCGTGGGCGCAGGGAATGGTCTGGTCCTCGAAGCGGGAACCCGGCGACCGCGCGGTGGTGCTCTTCGGCGACCGCTGCCCGCCGGGCGCACTGGGGCCGGCGGCCGAGAGCACGCTGGAACTCGGCACTCCGGACGGCGTGGAGTGGCTCAACGGGGTGCTGCAGCCCTACCGCGTCCAGCTGGCCCCGTAA